One region of Etheostoma cragini isolate CJK2018 chromosome 16, CSU_Ecrag_1.0, whole genome shotgun sequence genomic DNA includes:
- the tjp2a gene encoding tight junction protein ZO-2a isoform X7, producing the protein MNPVMEETVWEQYTVTLQRDPKMGFGIAVSGGRDNPNEESGETSIVVSDVLQGGPADGLLFENDRVVQVNAIPMDGAIHSFAVQTLRKCGKVAKITVKRPRKVPVNLLNRPPSPDDRVFNNDYNDDYNYEQDRRSMYSSRSGGGRDHSLEKERGGGGYMDSGYQTRERDYDRDYDRRERGRSTERDLSPDRQYKRDGSRGRTLDRERSPDRLYHGNHLPVRDYSPDRRYRSENALDRDHSPDPRYRSERMLDRGNSPDQRYTRESPARGRGHSFERGREHISSDLRKYEEPLKRSGSRDRLERSPSPVAVPIPLPRPARDLEPLEKPMNVLLLKNRPNEEYGLRLGSQLFIKEMTSTGLASRDGNLLEGDIILKINGTVTENLSLSDAGKLIEKSRGKLQLVVQRDKRQVLIRVPPMADSDSEIDDISEIESYRSYSPQDDRRGHHSDLSSHSSNERLREKPREDPPNRLAKMGAMPTPFRIPDKAVEDTPPLSTEREEPRPETPPVLAAALVPRFHAPPKVPLKPSIEDQNIYGPNTVMVRFQKGDSVGMRLAGGNDVGIFIAGVQEDSAAEQEGLRTGDQIMKVNNMDFRGMVREDAVLYLLEIPKGEDVTILAQSKPEVYDDILASGRGDSFFIRTHFEYEKETPQSLPFTRGEIFKVTDTLYDGKLGNWLAIRSDKDNQLREKGIIPNKSRAEQMSNVQNAARVASGNDRGDFWRLRGQRAAKKKDLRKSREDLSAAPVTTKFPAYERVVLREAGFKRPVVIFGPISDAVNEKLSNDMPDEFVVAKTEPKDAGSEKSSGVVRLNTIRQIIEQDRHALLDVTPKAVDTLNYTQWYPIVIFLNPDSKQGVKTMRNRLVPGSTRSARKLYEQSVKLRKTCSHLFTATVNLNSANDAWYGSVKDSIQEQQDRAVWVCEGKLDGSDEDLDLHDDRMSYLSAMSADYLSMDSRLTSDYEDTADEGGAYTDNELDETLDEPQPMSAISRSSEPVLPEEKPHPEPRARMRRAGSREMLNREPSPPPPFTPEPPKVRVQNRTESSRSFDSHSSSTISSDAAGVHKPLPPPVALKPTIPRTNQPPVAKEPGEEDPANKSFLGKKMGDQIKAFEKMDHLARAQRMLELQEAENARLEIAQKHPDIYAIPVKLPKPNLNRPQPIGSSSNPEQQQPPFRPYSESRGYEDDEADYRRQLADQTKKGYYNPQKYKDTEL; encoded by the exons AACCCGGTCATGGAGGAGACCGTATGGGAGCAGTACACCGTGACCCTGCAGAGG GATCCAAAGATGGGCTTCGGCATCGCAGTGTCAGGGGGGCGAGACAACCCGAACGAGGAAAGTGGCGAGACATCCATTGTAGTGTCCGACGTCCTGCAAGGAGGACCTGCTGACGGCTTGTTGTT TGAGAATGACCGAGTGGTGCAGGTGAACGCCATCCCCATGGACGGGGCCATCCACTCCTTCGCTGTCCAGACCCTCAGGAAGTGTGGCAAAGTAGCAAAGATT ACAGTCAAGAGGCCCAGGAAGGTTCCAGTCAATCTGCTGAACCGCCCCCCGTCACCTGATGACCGAGTATTCAACAACGACTACAATGACGATTACAACTACGAGCAGGACCGCCGCAGTATGTACAGCAGCCGGAGTGGAGGTGGGCGGGACCACAGCCTTGAGAAGGAGCGAGGCGGGGGAGGCTACATGGATTCTGGCTACCAAACGCGTGAGCGTGACTACGACAGGGACTATGACCGGCGGGAACGTGGTAGAAGCACAGAGAGAGACCTGAGCCCGGACCGGCAGTACAAGAGAGATGGCAGCAGAGGTCGCACTTTGGACCGAGAGCGCAGCCCGGATCGCCTCTACCATGGAAACCACTTGCCCGTGCGCGACTACAGCCCGGACAGAAGGTACCGCAGTGAGAATGCATTAGATAGAGACCACAGTCCTGACCCGCGCTACCGCAGCGAGCGAATGTTGGACCGCGGCAACAGCCCAGACCAGCGCTACACACGTGAAAGCCCTGCACGAGGCCGCGGCCACAGCTTTGAACGAGGACGGGAACACATCTCCAGTGACCTGAGGAAGTACGAGGAGCCGCTGAAGCGGAGTGGGAGCAGAGACCGTCTGGAGCGCTCCCCGTCACCGGTCGCTGTGCCCATCCCTCTGCCCCGCCCCGCCCGGGACCTGGAGCCACTGGAGAAACCAATGaatgtgctgctgctgaaaaaCCGGCCCAACGAAG AGTATGGCCTTCGTCTCGGCAGTCAGCTCTTCATCAAAGAGATGACCAGCACAGGACTTGCCAGCAGAGATGGGAACCTGCTGGAAGGGGACATTATTTTAAAG ATTAATGGTACGGTGACAGAAAACCTGTCACTCAGCGACGCAGGGAAGCTGATCGAGAAGTCCCGTGGGAAGCTGCAGCTGGTGGTGCAGAGAGACAAACGGCAGGTGTTGATCCGAGTCCCCCCAATGGCGGACAGCGACTCGGAAATTGATG ATATCTCCGAGATTGAGTCGTACCGCTCCTACTCTCCACAGGATGACAGGCGGGGCCACCACTCCGACCTCTCCTCCCACTCCTCCAATGAGAGGCTGAGAGAAAAGCCCAG AGAGGACCCACCCAACAGACTGGCAAAAATGGGCGCCATGCCAACACCATTTAGAATTCCAGACAAGGCTGTAGAAGACACGCCACCTTTGTCAACAGAAAGGGAGGAGCCTCGACCAGAAACGCCCCCAG TACTAGCAGCTGCTCTAGTCCCAAGGTTTCATGCTCCTCCAAAGGTTCCCCTAAAACCAAGCATAGAGGACCAGAACATATATGG GCCAAACACAGTGATGGTGCGTTTCCAGAAAGGTGACAGTGTGGGTATGAGACTGGCAGGGGGAAATGATGTTGGCATCTTCATTGCTGGTGTTCAGGAGGACAGCGCAGCTGAGCAGGAGGGTCTCCGCACAGGAGATCAGATCATGAAG GTGAACAACATGGACTTCAGAGGCATGGTGCGTGAGGATGCTGTCCTCTACCTCCTGGAGATTCCCAAAGGAGAAGATGTAACCATTCTTGCTCAAAGCAAACCTGAAG tatATGATGACATTCTAGCATCTGGCAGAGGTGACTCTTTCTTCATCAGGACCCACTTTGAGTATGAGAAGGAGACCCCTCAGAGCCTTCCTTTCACCAGAGGAGAGATCTTCAAAGTGACGGACACACTTTATGATGGCAAACTGGGCAACTGGCTCGCGATCCGCTCTGACAAAGACAACCAGCTGCGGGAGAAAGGAATCATCCCCAACAAGAGCAG AGCTGAACAAATGTCCAACGTCCAGAATGCTGCTCGGGTAGCATCAGGCAATGACAGAGGAGACTTCTGGAGGCTGAGAGGTCAAAGGGCGGCGAAGAAGAAAGACTTACGCAAGAGTCGAGAGGACCTGAGCGCAGCTCCAGTCACCACAAAATTCCCTGCATACGAGAGAGTGGTCTTGCGTGAAG ctGGTTTCAAGAGACCAGTGGTGATATTTGGACCCATTTCCGATGCTGTGAATGAAAAATTAAGCAATGACATGCCGGACGAGTTTGTAGTTGCCA aaacTGAGCCCAAGGATGCAGGAAGTGAGAAATCCTCTGGAGTGGTGAGACTAAACACCATCAGACAAATCATTGAACAG GACCGTCATGCTCTGCTTGATGTGACTCCCAAAGCTGTGGACACTCTGAACTACACCCAGTGGTATCCCATCGTCATCTTCCTAAACCCAGACAGCAAACAAGGCGTCAAGACCATGAGGAATCGCCTCGTACCCGGATCTACCCGCAGCGCACGCAAGCTGTATGAGCAGTCCGTCAAGCTGAGGAAGACCTGCTCACACCTCTTCACTG CAACTGTCAACCTGAACTCAGCCAATGACGCATGGTACGGCAGCGTGAAAGATTCAATTCAGGAGCAGCAGGACAGAgcagtgtgggtgtgtgagggCAAG TTGGACGGTTCAGACGAGGACCTGGATCTCCATGACGACCGCATGTCCTACTTGTCAGCAATGAGCGCAGACTACCTGAGCATGGACAGCCGCCTAACCAGCGACTACGAGGACACAGCGGATGAGGGCGGGGCTTACACGGACAACGAGCTGGACGAGACATTGGACGAGCCCCAGCCGATGTCGGCCATCAGTCGATCATCAGAGCCTGTACTGCCAGAGGAG AAGCCTCATCCCGAACCCCGAGCTCGTATGAGGAGGGCAGGGAGCAGAGAGATGCTGAACAGAGAGCCCAGCCCTCCTCCCCCTTTTACTCCCGAACCCCCCAAG GTGCGGGTTCAGAATCGGACTGAGTCCTCACGCAGCTTTGACTCCCACTCCAGCAGCACCATCAGCAGCGATGCAGCCGGTGTACACAagccgcttccccctcctgtgGCCTTGAAGCCCACCATCCCCCGTACAAACCAGCCGCCAGTGGCGAAGGAGCCGGGGGAGGAGGATCCCGCCAACAAATCCTTCCTCGGCAAG aaaatggGTGACCAG ATCAAAGCGTTTGAGAAGATGGACCACCTGGCCCGGGCTCAGAGGATGCTGGAGCTGCAAGAAGCAGAAAACGCTCGA TTGGAAATCGCCCAGAAGCATCCAGACATCTACGCCATCCCAGTGAAACTGCCAAAACCCAACCTCAACCGGCCTCAGCCAATAGG ATCGAGCTCCAACcccgagcagcagcagcctccctTCAGACCGTACTCGGAGTCCAGAGGATACGAGGACGATGAGGCGGATTACCGCAGGCAGCTGGCCGACCAGACCAAGAAAGGATACTACAATCCTCAGAAATACAAAGACACTGAGCTGTAG
- the tjp2a gene encoding tight junction protein ZO-2a isoform X1 encodes MKFKKFITIMQAAIGIVPLNKRELLPPGRKLWRPLGDQPSSDQTSTDLLKSNRKFRWSREAQYLYLRRLSSRSYSAITMNPVMEETVWEQYTVTLQRDPKMGFGIAVSGGRDNPNEESGETSIVVSDVLQGGPADGLLFENDRVVQVNAIPMDGAIHSFAVQTLRKCGKVAKITVKRPRKVPVNLLNRPPSPDDRVFNNDYNDDYNYEQDRRSMYSSRSGGGRDHSLEKERGGGGYMDSGYQTRERDYDRDYDRRERGRSTERDLSPDRQYKRDGSRGRTLDRERSPDRLYHGNHLPVRDYSPDRRYRSENALDRDHSPDPRYRSERMLDRGNSPDQRYTRESPARGRGHSFERGREHISSDLRKYEEPLKRSGSRDRLERSPSPVAVPIPLPRPARDLEPLEKPMNVLLLKNRPNEEYGLRLGSQLFIKEMTSTGLASRDGNLLEGDIILKINGTVTENLSLSDAGKLIEKSRGKLQLVVQRDKRQVLIRVPPMADSDSEIDDISEIESYRSYSPQDDRRGHHSDLSSHSSNERLREKPREDPPNRLAKMGAMPTPFRIPDKAVEDTPPLSTEREEPRPETPPVLAAALVPRFHAPPKVPLKPSIEDQNIYGPNTVMVRFQKGDSVGMRLAGGNDVGIFIAGVQEDSAAEQEGLRTGDQIMKVNNMDFRGMVREDAVLYLLEIPKGEDVTILAQSKPEVYDDILASGRGDSFFIRTHFEYEKETPQSLPFTRGEIFKVTDTLYDGKLGNWLAIRSDKDNQLREKGIIPNKSRAEQMSNVQNAARVASGNDRGDFWRLRGQRAAKKKDLRKSREDLSAAPVTTKFPAYERVVLREAGFKRPVVIFGPISDAVNEKLSNDMPDEFVVAKTEPKDAGSEKSSGVVRLNTIRQIIEQDRHALLDVTPKAVDTLNYTQWYPIVIFLNPDSKQGVKTMRNRLVPGSTRSARKLYEQSVKLRKTCSHLFTATVNLNSANDAWYGSVKDSIQEQQDRAVWVCEGKLDGSDEDLDLHDDRMSYLSAMSADYLSMDSRLTSDYEDTADEGGAYTDNELDETLDEPQPMSAISRSSEPVLPEEKPHPEPRARMRRAGSREMLNREPSPPPPFTPEPPKVRVQNRTESSRSFDSHSSSTISSDAAGVHKPLPPPVALKPTIPRTNQPPVAKEPGEEDPANKSFLGKKMGDQIKAFEKMDHLARAQRMLELQEAENARLEIAQKHPDIYAIPVKLPKPNLNRPQPIGSSSNPEQQQPPFRPYSESRGYEDDEADYRRQLADQTKKGYYNPQKYKDTEL; translated from the exons AACCCGGTCATGGAGGAGACCGTATGGGAGCAGTACACCGTGACCCTGCAGAGG GATCCAAAGATGGGCTTCGGCATCGCAGTGTCAGGGGGGCGAGACAACCCGAACGAGGAAAGTGGCGAGACATCCATTGTAGTGTCCGACGTCCTGCAAGGAGGACCTGCTGACGGCTTGTTGTT TGAGAATGACCGAGTGGTGCAGGTGAACGCCATCCCCATGGACGGGGCCATCCACTCCTTCGCTGTCCAGACCCTCAGGAAGTGTGGCAAAGTAGCAAAGATT ACAGTCAAGAGGCCCAGGAAGGTTCCAGTCAATCTGCTGAACCGCCCCCCGTCACCTGATGACCGAGTATTCAACAACGACTACAATGACGATTACAACTACGAGCAGGACCGCCGCAGTATGTACAGCAGCCGGAGTGGAGGTGGGCGGGACCACAGCCTTGAGAAGGAGCGAGGCGGGGGAGGCTACATGGATTCTGGCTACCAAACGCGTGAGCGTGACTACGACAGGGACTATGACCGGCGGGAACGTGGTAGAAGCACAGAGAGAGACCTGAGCCCGGACCGGCAGTACAAGAGAGATGGCAGCAGAGGTCGCACTTTGGACCGAGAGCGCAGCCCGGATCGCCTCTACCATGGAAACCACTTGCCCGTGCGCGACTACAGCCCGGACAGAAGGTACCGCAGTGAGAATGCATTAGATAGAGACCACAGTCCTGACCCGCGCTACCGCAGCGAGCGAATGTTGGACCGCGGCAACAGCCCAGACCAGCGCTACACACGTGAAAGCCCTGCACGAGGCCGCGGCCACAGCTTTGAACGAGGACGGGAACACATCTCCAGTGACCTGAGGAAGTACGAGGAGCCGCTGAAGCGGAGTGGGAGCAGAGACCGTCTGGAGCGCTCCCCGTCACCGGTCGCTGTGCCCATCCCTCTGCCCCGCCCCGCCCGGGACCTGGAGCCACTGGAGAAACCAATGaatgtgctgctgctgaaaaaCCGGCCCAACGAAG AGTATGGCCTTCGTCTCGGCAGTCAGCTCTTCATCAAAGAGATGACCAGCACAGGACTTGCCAGCAGAGATGGGAACCTGCTGGAAGGGGACATTATTTTAAAG ATTAATGGTACGGTGACAGAAAACCTGTCACTCAGCGACGCAGGGAAGCTGATCGAGAAGTCCCGTGGGAAGCTGCAGCTGGTGGTGCAGAGAGACAAACGGCAGGTGTTGATCCGAGTCCCCCCAATGGCGGACAGCGACTCGGAAATTGATG ATATCTCCGAGATTGAGTCGTACCGCTCCTACTCTCCACAGGATGACAGGCGGGGCCACCACTCCGACCTCTCCTCCCACTCCTCCAATGAGAGGCTGAGAGAAAAGCCCAG AGAGGACCCACCCAACAGACTGGCAAAAATGGGCGCCATGCCAACACCATTTAGAATTCCAGACAAGGCTGTAGAAGACACGCCACCTTTGTCAACAGAAAGGGAGGAGCCTCGACCAGAAACGCCCCCAG TACTAGCAGCTGCTCTAGTCCCAAGGTTTCATGCTCCTCCAAAGGTTCCCCTAAAACCAAGCATAGAGGACCAGAACATATATGG GCCAAACACAGTGATGGTGCGTTTCCAGAAAGGTGACAGTGTGGGTATGAGACTGGCAGGGGGAAATGATGTTGGCATCTTCATTGCTGGTGTTCAGGAGGACAGCGCAGCTGAGCAGGAGGGTCTCCGCACAGGAGATCAGATCATGAAG GTGAACAACATGGACTTCAGAGGCATGGTGCGTGAGGATGCTGTCCTCTACCTCCTGGAGATTCCCAAAGGAGAAGATGTAACCATTCTTGCTCAAAGCAAACCTGAAG tatATGATGACATTCTAGCATCTGGCAGAGGTGACTCTTTCTTCATCAGGACCCACTTTGAGTATGAGAAGGAGACCCCTCAGAGCCTTCCTTTCACCAGAGGAGAGATCTTCAAAGTGACGGACACACTTTATGATGGCAAACTGGGCAACTGGCTCGCGATCCGCTCTGACAAAGACAACCAGCTGCGGGAGAAAGGAATCATCCCCAACAAGAGCAG AGCTGAACAAATGTCCAACGTCCAGAATGCTGCTCGGGTAGCATCAGGCAATGACAGAGGAGACTTCTGGAGGCTGAGAGGTCAAAGGGCGGCGAAGAAGAAAGACTTACGCAAGAGTCGAGAGGACCTGAGCGCAGCTCCAGTCACCACAAAATTCCCTGCATACGAGAGAGTGGTCTTGCGTGAAG ctGGTTTCAAGAGACCAGTGGTGATATTTGGACCCATTTCCGATGCTGTGAATGAAAAATTAAGCAATGACATGCCGGACGAGTTTGTAGTTGCCA aaacTGAGCCCAAGGATGCAGGAAGTGAGAAATCCTCTGGAGTGGTGAGACTAAACACCATCAGACAAATCATTGAACAG GACCGTCATGCTCTGCTTGATGTGACTCCCAAAGCTGTGGACACTCTGAACTACACCCAGTGGTATCCCATCGTCATCTTCCTAAACCCAGACAGCAAACAAGGCGTCAAGACCATGAGGAATCGCCTCGTACCCGGATCTACCCGCAGCGCACGCAAGCTGTATGAGCAGTCCGTCAAGCTGAGGAAGACCTGCTCACACCTCTTCACTG CAACTGTCAACCTGAACTCAGCCAATGACGCATGGTACGGCAGCGTGAAAGATTCAATTCAGGAGCAGCAGGACAGAgcagtgtgggtgtgtgagggCAAG TTGGACGGTTCAGACGAGGACCTGGATCTCCATGACGACCGCATGTCCTACTTGTCAGCAATGAGCGCAGACTACCTGAGCATGGACAGCCGCCTAACCAGCGACTACGAGGACACAGCGGATGAGGGCGGGGCTTACACGGACAACGAGCTGGACGAGACATTGGACGAGCCCCAGCCGATGTCGGCCATCAGTCGATCATCAGAGCCTGTACTGCCAGAGGAG AAGCCTCATCCCGAACCCCGAGCTCGTATGAGGAGGGCAGGGAGCAGAGAGATGCTGAACAGAGAGCCCAGCCCTCCTCCCCCTTTTACTCCCGAACCCCCCAAG GTGCGGGTTCAGAATCGGACTGAGTCCTCACGCAGCTTTGACTCCCACTCCAGCAGCACCATCAGCAGCGATGCAGCCGGTGTACACAagccgcttccccctcctgtgGCCTTGAAGCCCACCATCCCCCGTACAAACCAGCCGCCAGTGGCGAAGGAGCCGGGGGAGGAGGATCCCGCCAACAAATCCTTCCTCGGCAAG aaaatggGTGACCAG ATCAAAGCGTTTGAGAAGATGGACCACCTGGCCCGGGCTCAGAGGATGCTGGAGCTGCAAGAAGCAGAAAACGCTCGA TTGGAAATCGCCCAGAAGCATCCAGACATCTACGCCATCCCAGTGAAACTGCCAAAACCCAACCTCAACCGGCCTCAGCCAATAGG ATCGAGCTCCAACcccgagcagcagcagcctccctTCAGACCGTACTCGGAGTCCAGAGGATACGAGGACGATGAGGCGGATTACCGCAGGCAGCTGGCCGACCAGACCAAGAAAGGATACTACAATCCTCAGAAATACAAAGACACTGAGCTGTAG
- the tjp2a gene encoding tight junction protein ZO-2a isoform X2 gives MKFKKFITIMQAAIGIVPLNKRELLPPGRKLWRPLGDQPSSDQTSTDLLKSNRKFRWSREAQYLYLRRLSSRSYSAITMNPVMEETVWEQYTVTLQRDPKMGFGIAVSGGRDNPNEESGETSIVVSDVLQGGPADGLLFENDRVVQVNAIPMDGAIHSFAVQTLRKCGKVAKITVKRPRKVPVNLLNRPPSPDDRVFNNDYNDDYNYEQDRRSMYSSRSGGGRDHSLEKERGGGGYMDSGYQTRERDYDRDYDRRERGRSTERDLSPDRQYKRDGSRGRTLDRERSPDRLYHGNHLPVRDYSPDRRYRSENALDRDHSPDPRYRSERMLDRGNSPDQRYTRESPARGRGHSFERGREHISSDLRKYEEPLKRSGSRDRLERSPSPVAVPIPLPRPARDLEPLEKPMNVLLLKNRPNEEYGLRLGSQLFIKEMTSTGLASRDGNLLEGDIILKINGTVTENLSLSDAGKLIEKSRGKLQLVVQRDKRQVLIRVPPMADSDSEIDDISEIESYRSYSPQDDRRGHHSDLSSHSSNERLREKPREDPPNRLAKMGAMPTPFRIPDKAVEDTPPLSTEREEPRPETPPVLAAALVPRFHAPPKVPLKPSIEDQNIYGPNTVMVRFQKGDSVGMRLAGGNDVGIFIAGVQEDSAAEQEGLRTGDQIMKVNNMDFRGMVREDAVLYLLEIPKGEDVTILAQSKPEVYDDILASGRGDSFFIRTHFEYEKETPQSLPFTRGEIFKVTDTLYDGKLGNWLAIRSDKDNQLREKGIIPNKSRAEQMSNVQNAARVASGNDRGDFWRLRGQRAAKKKDLRKSREDLSAAPVTTKFPAYERVVLREAGFKRPVVIFGPISDAVNEKLSNDMPDEFVVAKTEPKDAGSEKSSGVVRLNTIRQIIEQDRHALLDVTPKAVDTLNYTQWYPIVIFLNPDSKQGVKTMRNRLVPGSTRSARKLYEQSVKLRKTCSHLFTATVNLNSANDAWYGSVKDSIQEQQDRAVWVCEGKLDGSDEDLDLHDDRMSYLSAMSADYLSMDSRLTSDYEDTADEGGAYTDNELDETLDEPQPMSAISRSSEPVLPEEKPHPEPRARMRRAGSREMLNREPSPPPPFTPEPPKVRVQNRTESSRSFDSHSSSTISSDAAGVHKPLPPPVALKPTIPRTNQPPVAKEPGEEDPANKSFLGKIKAFEKMDHLARAQRMLELQEAENARLEIAQKHPDIYAIPVKLPKPNLNRPQPIGSSSNPEQQQPPFRPYSESRGYEDDEADYRRQLADQTKKGYYNPQKYKDTEL, from the exons AACCCGGTCATGGAGGAGACCGTATGGGAGCAGTACACCGTGACCCTGCAGAGG GATCCAAAGATGGGCTTCGGCATCGCAGTGTCAGGGGGGCGAGACAACCCGAACGAGGAAAGTGGCGAGACATCCATTGTAGTGTCCGACGTCCTGCAAGGAGGACCTGCTGACGGCTTGTTGTT TGAGAATGACCGAGTGGTGCAGGTGAACGCCATCCCCATGGACGGGGCCATCCACTCCTTCGCTGTCCAGACCCTCAGGAAGTGTGGCAAAGTAGCAAAGATT ACAGTCAAGAGGCCCAGGAAGGTTCCAGTCAATCTGCTGAACCGCCCCCCGTCACCTGATGACCGAGTATTCAACAACGACTACAATGACGATTACAACTACGAGCAGGACCGCCGCAGTATGTACAGCAGCCGGAGTGGAGGTGGGCGGGACCACAGCCTTGAGAAGGAGCGAGGCGGGGGAGGCTACATGGATTCTGGCTACCAAACGCGTGAGCGTGACTACGACAGGGACTATGACCGGCGGGAACGTGGTAGAAGCACAGAGAGAGACCTGAGCCCGGACCGGCAGTACAAGAGAGATGGCAGCAGAGGTCGCACTTTGGACCGAGAGCGCAGCCCGGATCGCCTCTACCATGGAAACCACTTGCCCGTGCGCGACTACAGCCCGGACAGAAGGTACCGCAGTGAGAATGCATTAGATAGAGACCACAGTCCTGACCCGCGCTACCGCAGCGAGCGAATGTTGGACCGCGGCAACAGCCCAGACCAGCGCTACACACGTGAAAGCCCTGCACGAGGCCGCGGCCACAGCTTTGAACGAGGACGGGAACACATCTCCAGTGACCTGAGGAAGTACGAGGAGCCGCTGAAGCGGAGTGGGAGCAGAGACCGTCTGGAGCGCTCCCCGTCACCGGTCGCTGTGCCCATCCCTCTGCCCCGCCCCGCCCGGGACCTGGAGCCACTGGAGAAACCAATGaatgtgctgctgctgaaaaaCCGGCCCAACGAAG AGTATGGCCTTCGTCTCGGCAGTCAGCTCTTCATCAAAGAGATGACCAGCACAGGACTTGCCAGCAGAGATGGGAACCTGCTGGAAGGGGACATTATTTTAAAG ATTAATGGTACGGTGACAGAAAACCTGTCACTCAGCGACGCAGGGAAGCTGATCGAGAAGTCCCGTGGGAAGCTGCAGCTGGTGGTGCAGAGAGACAAACGGCAGGTGTTGATCCGAGTCCCCCCAATGGCGGACAGCGACTCGGAAATTGATG ATATCTCCGAGATTGAGTCGTACCGCTCCTACTCTCCACAGGATGACAGGCGGGGCCACCACTCCGACCTCTCCTCCCACTCCTCCAATGAGAGGCTGAGAGAAAAGCCCAG AGAGGACCCACCCAACAGACTGGCAAAAATGGGCGCCATGCCAACACCATTTAGAATTCCAGACAAGGCTGTAGAAGACACGCCACCTTTGTCAACAGAAAGGGAGGAGCCTCGACCAGAAACGCCCCCAG TACTAGCAGCTGCTCTAGTCCCAAGGTTTCATGCTCCTCCAAAGGTTCCCCTAAAACCAAGCATAGAGGACCAGAACATATATGG GCCAAACACAGTGATGGTGCGTTTCCAGAAAGGTGACAGTGTGGGTATGAGACTGGCAGGGGGAAATGATGTTGGCATCTTCATTGCTGGTGTTCAGGAGGACAGCGCAGCTGAGCAGGAGGGTCTCCGCACAGGAGATCAGATCATGAAG GTGAACAACATGGACTTCAGAGGCATGGTGCGTGAGGATGCTGTCCTCTACCTCCTGGAGATTCCCAAAGGAGAAGATGTAACCATTCTTGCTCAAAGCAAACCTGAAG tatATGATGACATTCTAGCATCTGGCAGAGGTGACTCTTTCTTCATCAGGACCCACTTTGAGTATGAGAAGGAGACCCCTCAGAGCCTTCCTTTCACCAGAGGAGAGATCTTCAAAGTGACGGACACACTTTATGATGGCAAACTGGGCAACTGGCTCGCGATCCGCTCTGACAAAGACAACCAGCTGCGGGAGAAAGGAATCATCCCCAACAAGAGCAG AGCTGAACAAATGTCCAACGTCCAGAATGCTGCTCGGGTAGCATCAGGCAATGACAGAGGAGACTTCTGGAGGCTGAGAGGTCAAAGGGCGGCGAAGAAGAAAGACTTACGCAAGAGTCGAGAGGACCTGAGCGCAGCTCCAGTCACCACAAAATTCCCTGCATACGAGAGAGTGGTCTTGCGTGAAG ctGGTTTCAAGAGACCAGTGGTGATATTTGGACCCATTTCCGATGCTGTGAATGAAAAATTAAGCAATGACATGCCGGACGAGTTTGTAGTTGCCA aaacTGAGCCCAAGGATGCAGGAAGTGAGAAATCCTCTGGAGTGGTGAGACTAAACACCATCAGACAAATCATTGAACAG GACCGTCATGCTCTGCTTGATGTGACTCCCAAAGCTGTGGACACTCTGAACTACACCCAGTGGTATCCCATCGTCATCTTCCTAAACCCAGACAGCAAACAAGGCGTCAAGACCATGAGGAATCGCCTCGTACCCGGATCTACCCGCAGCGCACGCAAGCTGTATGAGCAGTCCGTCAAGCTGAGGAAGACCTGCTCACACCTCTTCACTG CAACTGTCAACCTGAACTCAGCCAATGACGCATGGTACGGCAGCGTGAAAGATTCAATTCAGGAGCAGCAGGACAGAgcagtgtgggtgtgtgagggCAAG TTGGACGGTTCAGACGAGGACCTGGATCTCCATGACGACCGCATGTCCTACTTGTCAGCAATGAGCGCAGACTACCTGAGCATGGACAGCCGCCTAACCAGCGACTACGAGGACACAGCGGATGAGGGCGGGGCTTACACGGACAACGAGCTGGACGAGACATTGGACGAGCCCCAGCCGATGTCGGCCATCAGTCGATCATCAGAGCCTGTACTGCCAGAGGAG AAGCCTCATCCCGAACCCCGAGCTCGTATGAGGAGGGCAGGGAGCAGAGAGATGCTGAACAGAGAGCCCAGCCCTCCTCCCCCTTTTACTCCCGAACCCCCCAAG GTGCGGGTTCAGAATCGGACTGAGTCCTCACGCAGCTTTGACTCCCACTCCAGCAGCACCATCAGCAGCGATGCAGCCGGTGTACACAagccgcttccccctcctgtgGCCTTGAAGCCCACCATCCCCCGTACAAACCAGCCGCCAGTGGCGAAGGAGCCGGGGGAGGAGGATCCCGCCAACAAATCCTTCCTCGGCAAG ATCAAAGCGTTTGAGAAGATGGACCACCTGGCCCGGGCTCAGAGGATGCTGGAGCTGCAAGAAGCAGAAAACGCTCGA TTGGAAATCGCCCAGAAGCATCCAGACATCTACGCCATCCCAGTGAAACTGCCAAAACCCAACCTCAACCGGCCTCAGCCAATAGG ATCGAGCTCCAACcccgagcagcagcagcctccctTCAGACCGTACTCGGAGTCCAGAGGATACGAGGACGATGAGGCGGATTACCGCAGGCAGCTGGCCGACCAGACCAAGAAAGGATACTACAATCCTCAGAAATACAAAGACACTGAGCTGTAG